The Bubalus bubalis isolate 160015118507 breed Murrah chromosome 2, NDDB_SH_1, whole genome shotgun sequence genome includes the window cccaccaggctcccctgtccctgggattctccaagtaaggtgATCCCTTCTCTACCTTCCCCCAAAGTCAATGGACAGTTACGGTTCTTAAATTACTAATGTACTAATGCGGAAGAAGAAGAAAGTTTTTTTGTGCTTAACTGGGGCCCCAAACCAAAATAACAGAGTTTGTCGATGATGAAAGGAacattatgtattttaatatatcagATCTTCCTGTAAAGTAGTAGATAACTCTATTTAGGTGACTTTAAATCTCTtattttagcattaaaaaaaaccccacaaaaataaaagaaacaaaatccctAAGAACTCTGTGCTAATAAATGCCGTGACCTATAAATTACTAACACTGGAAAACGGTATTATCTGAACAAGAAAATTACTAGTAACACCACTTACCTACAAGATCAGAAATGGAAAGAGAGGCAGGCAAGTTCAGAGTGTAGATTAACAGGAATATCTGTGGGTAAGCACTGTGGTTACCCTACTGTACCCAGCAGTTTCCCAATTACTTGTGAAAAACAGTACTTGCCTTTTCACACATTCCTGACTTTTGCATCTCAAACACCAATGACTTTCCTTAAACAGTCTGCTAAGGCCTTCCTCGCACCACTTCTGCAGCAGTATGGTCGGAAAGGCAGTTTCTAGGTGCCACAGAAGCTGCAGTCTTGGTCAGCTTGCAGGTCAGCTAGCTCATGTGGACCTGGACGTTTAGATAGTGGCTACAACTCATATACAATGGTCACTGGACTTTCTTTTCCTGTGATAACCACTCACGTGGATTCTCACAGGACCTGTTAACTTTCTCACAGTGTAGTGGGACCTGCATATTCTCCTGAGGACAATTCTAACTAAATACAGCATGGTCATTGTAATGAATGAACTGCAATTTCATATTTTAACTAAATGTTTCTGTTTGACCCCCTAGCAATACCATACCTTCAGTTCATAGGATCCACTGTTCTTGAGTTACTGtttctagaaaaggaaataatgcaATCCATTTATTAGAATTCAGATTTTAGAATGGAATTCTTACCTAGTAAGGATGACCattatgttttctctctttactgAAATCGTATGTAAAAATAACAGCCATGACTTTTACTAGAGCTTACCACTCACatatggaagaaataaaacttgcATGTGGCTGTATTGCTGGGTGAAAAGGctatataaatatttcacttgTTTCTGCCTTCACTGATATTTTGTTTTATGCGTTCATAAGAAGTTATTGACAGGTAAACTGCACTTAACATATCAAAAGATTTTTGGGGTGCACcaaaaaaacattcattttataagATTCACTTTAGGATTATAGTAATACTCACATATGTAGACATGATTTCTGTACCCTTGTGATTattctacttcaattttttataTACTGATGATATCACCTTCAAGCTCTTTGCCATTTAAAAAGAAGGACACAGATTTAGGAACTTCTTCAGAGCCAAAATCTGATTCGCTTATTAACATAATTCacttcaaaataaatgtaaatagaaaataaaattaggtaGAAGCTTTGAATGACATAAAGCAAATAATTACCATCCTTCAGAAACATTGAAAAACATCTGCCAATAGGAAAAAGCTGGCCTGACATTTTGCTATTTGTGAGATGGCTTGTGGTTTTCAATTTCTTATGCTAATTCATATTTATTGATAATAAATTGAGGGAAAGCAGATGCTTAATTCTAAAAAATGCTCGAGGTAAACAACTTGGCAACTTCTCAGTGTCTTACTTTTACAACAGTCCAACCTAAGGTCCAAATATGGACTCTCTTTAGGTCAGTATACCACAAAGTCAATGCCAATGATGCAGAGTCACTCAGAGGCCTTGTCAAAAAACCCAACCCAAACCTAACAGAATCAGTGTACCTGCATTCTAAACAAACACCTGAGGTGACTCTTGTAGACACCAAAGTTTAAGGACCACAGCTCTAGACAATACAAATTCTAGCATGTCAGGCTCAATACCTTAGATACCATTGGAATGCTGCACTTTCTGAGTGGTGATTTTATCACCACCTAGTGGTAAGATCTCTTATTTCTATCTTCTGTTCATTAATATTGAGTAGGTTGAGAACACATTTCTGAGAAGGGTAAAATTTTGAGTAATAATTCCCttagtattttatattaatttttaatctagggttggataaaaagttaaaaaaaaaaggtataaataaaACCACACCATACCATAtgaataaaaaatagtttatattcCAGAAGAATCTTTCCTAAAAATTACTCCTGCTAATACTAGTGCCCTGTTTGTAGTATGCCTCTAAAAACACTTAATTCACAGTGCAAACTATGGTCTTTTTTAGAGTTACAGGGCTGGGTACACCAGCAAATTAAAGGCTCTGGAAGCTTCATGGTCAAAAAACCCTGTGAACTAATAACAACTGAACATTTCCTAAATATACTGGACCATGAAAATTTCTTTCCAAAAGAAATACTTATTGACTTCTTTCAAGACAATAGTGTTTCAAGGAACACAGCTTGGAACATGATGCTCTAGAAGCAGCAAATCTGAGAGCTGCTTTCAGTATGTGATCGACCATAAAAGATCTGACAATGAATTTACAAAAAAGTCTGATcaggatttattttaaatgttatttattttgcaaaccatatatttgAAAGAGAAGTTTATTGATCTATATTGCTTagcattttctttgaaataaaaaaaaactaataaaaaccaCACTTTGTTGGCAATTTTAGTAACCGACGTATGCATGGTATCAAAATGTCTATACATTTTATTCTTATACCAAAAGTGCAATTGAGAAGTAAACATTTAGGTGAAGACATAAGCACTAGATTATTAAATGCTATTTTTTAGGTTCTAGAATTtcctcattttaagaaaaatgtgacATTTTGGCTTTTAAACTTTTAGGGATCAACTGCAAGAGACAGGAGAGTGGCAACAAGGCTAAATGACTGAGAGGATTAAGATTAAATGCACATGGAAGCCAAAGTAAGGATTATTCGCTGAGGCATGCAATTGGGAGAGAAAACACAAGACTCAAGTCACACTGTAAAACCAATGAAGTGTTTTGCAGGCAGAGAACTAttataccttttttatttttttaagaatttatatgaAGAACCCATAGAAATAAACATAGACAAGGCACCTTACTGAATTCACGACTGTTTGCTGGAACtggctgctgctaggtcgcttcagcagtgtccgactctgtgcgatcccatagaaagcagcccaccaggctcccccgttcctgggattctccaagcaagaacactggagtgggttgccatttccttctccaatgcatgaaagtgaaaagtgaaagtgaggtctctcagtcatgtccgactctttgcgaccccatggactgcagcctaccaggctcctccgtccatgggattttccgcgcaagagtactggagtggggtgccattgccttctccggctggaACTGGCTACCTCACCTTAAATGAAGAACAGAAAACTTGGAGGGCTGGAGGGTATATGATAGCTCCCATGTGAACAAGTAAAATAGCAAGAAATCAGGTTTTATGTCAATTATGAGGATTAACCAACATGCAATGGACTCAGGCAGTAGGGAGGTTcctatttttacattatttagaTTAACCATCTGGAAGGAATATCTGGGGGAGAATTCAAGCATTAATCGAGTGGTAGAGCTAGATAAACTTCAAGAACCAATTTAATTCTAATCTGTGAAGATGGAACTTCATGTGCAGTAAATGAGTTTGGAATGAATAATCTATTGGCAATTAATCCCTAACTCTCTTCGGAAGTTCTTCATTTCTAAAGACATCattggctttctttttaaaatatggcctTTGGCTAACAGAAAGATACTTGGTTCAATTCTTGTTCAGTATGTCTTGCTAGGAAGATAAGACAGGATATTTTCTTATCTAAATTTGTTAAAATTACTGATTCAAAAAAAGGATTTTAAGTTTTTAACAGAGAGATGTCCAAGTATGAAATATATTATTACGCTTAGTGAATTTAatcttttcactgtttttaatTTAACTCAGGATGTGAGAAGCATGAGGAACCAATTAAGTGGTATTTAACAACTGTATACCACTTAATGTCTTTTTTAAGGTGCCAAACTCTCAACTTTATACCTTTTTTGATATGTATCATTCATCTCAAgagaagataaattttttttcttggattttcaAAATAGAAGCAGAATAAGTTCCtaattttcaatctttttttgaAACGACTGTTCTTCCTATCATAGTTTGTTCTGAAAACTGCTTACATGTCATATTTTTGGAGCAGccattacattttatatttatgaaggaaaaatatcCACTTACCAAAGCCACTGGtatttatttaaacttattatcaacaataacttaaaatttttccttatcACCTAAACTGCTGTAAATCTTAAAAGATCTGTACAACATTACCAACAAAGTATTCTGGTATAACtacaaaaaaaagtataaaaatatttctaatgatATGTCTTTTAGCCCTTGCTTCAGAATAAGTGTAAGGAGCCAATCTACATGTGTAGATTGATAGCAGTTACCATATTTCATTGAATCTCAGATGCAACTGACTGAAAAAAGCACTTTTATGTTCCactaagagagaaagggaaaaaaaaaaaaaagctgtcaatTATTTACTGATTGATATCATAATATTTACAATTTCTGAAgtgtaaaaatgtgaaaaaatgtgCATCTCAAAATCAATGAAATGTCATTTAATAAATTTCTAAACATTGTCTATTAAGTTTTTCTCATTCTTATCTTTCACATAAATAAGGCATGATTTAGTTAaccaaagaaaactttatttctgCCACACGTAACAACATATTACTCTAAGAAACAACTACTATATTAGTTTTAGCATTAATGTGTGGTTGAAAAACACATGTCAACAATGCTACTCCCCAGACAAAACAATGCCGTGTACAAACTATCAGGTATGTGAAAAAAAAGCCGTCAACTGTCCACAGGGAGTGCGTCCAGTCACATTTTCAGTCAGTCAGCTGAGGGTTATGTCATTATTTAGTCTTTGTTCTGTAGAAAGAACACAACACAAGCATGAAAATCATCACCTGAAAGGAAAGAGCTGTTGTATATAGTATTCTTAAAATGTTAGTTGTTCCCTTATTTCAATATACCCAATATTACCTGCTTACTTAATCACAGATGCCCCCAAATAAGCAAAACTTACTGACAAGGATGATGCAAGTGGGTACTGAATTTTGAGAGGGAAAATGCATACAAAAATTATGCATGATTTGACGATGACAGCTTTGGGTTTTATTCCACACACCAGGCTGATTGAATGGGTGCTTGTATTTGTCTTCTTAACCATGAGTCCAACCAGAGCATGTatgctaaaatattttgttcttttaggtAGCTAAACTCAATTAACCATAATTGTTCAATCATAATTGAGAAACAAGGATAAAGTTCAGAGGGATTTCCCTCAAAACAGTATGTCAAGATACAAAACAGAGGAAGTGAAAAAAGCAACAGTTGTACAAACTgttttatgtaattaaaaaaagaaagaaatggacctataagcatacacacacacacacacacacacacacacacacatagatcaGGATGCTCTAAAATACTAAAATTCAAGTTTTCCTcaaatagaaagagaaacatattttgcacatcagctccatctcaaaACAGAACTCAACAACTTTCAAAGTGATATTCTTAGACCAGTTTCTTCTCCGATTTCCTAGGCACAGTTCAGTTAATCTTAGGCTTATTTCTCAGAGACTAATTTCATTATGAAATTCATAGTAAATGAGgattcaaagcaaaaataaattaaaaagccgTGCTGCAACTAGAAGACATTCAAAACCAGTACAGTTCATTATGTCCTACCATTTTCAACTCATCTGACCCTACTGAATATGTATAACTGCTCAACAAAGGGAAAAAGGATAGATTTGTATTTCATGACTAGTCATGCTGAAGAATACCACTTCCTCTAATTAGGGAACTGGATAATAAACAtgttattttaaagtttcattcTCACACACCTGCTGGCCAGAAGGTGGTTTTGTACCATTAAGCTTAATTTCTGACCGTTTTTGATGAGATGACATAAGAAGTTTGAATGAAGTCACCAATGCATGAGTTTTAGCTCACACTtgcaaagtatttaaaaattttattttataaggaaTTTTGCTGACTCATTTTCTCTCAATAATCCCGTGGAGAAACTCAGCCTCAGAAAGGTGAAGATAACTGCCAAATCACCATTAAGTGTCAGAGATGGAATCCCAATTCCAGATCTTCTGATTTTAAGTCTAATATTCTCTAtactatataaataattattttataaaaaggcTCACTCACAGgagtaatttatatattttccctaTATTAAGAAGTTAGTATTGTCCTCTTTTAAGGACAAAGATTCTTTGAATAAGAGTCAGAATTACTACCTATATTTTGgaagactcacagacatgaagAAGCAGGTTTGCATGCTATTTTAGAAGACAGCTTGTCTAAAGAGAATTCAgttcttaacattttatttgtaaagaCAAAAAACTGCTTTAAGAAAGACTTGTTAATTCTTTTTCACTGGCAAATTTAATATTTCTACACTGTATGAAGTAATGGGAGTGGATTTtgtaacatttgaaaatatttctaaattgagATATTTATAATGCCCCAATGGGCACTTTCTATCGATAAGTGCCTTCTGCAAGGAGGAAGTAATCATGTGACTTGCTTCATCCAAGGAAAAGTCATCTATAGTAAAGACCCAGACAATTCATTCTGATACTCGCCATTTCTCATAATTGgtcagaaaagaaaactgctttCGAGCTAGTAACTTCAAACTGAATCGGATGTGCTTACCAGCTGCTGCAACTGGACCAGCAGTGGCCTTGggaagcaggtgtgtgtgtgggaacAGGGAAGCACTCAGCTTCCCCAGAAACTCAGAATTCATTTCcagaataaaaaagtgaaagagttgaACAATGATAACTTTTAATAATGTTTCCCCAAACTGCGGAGATGTGAACTATCCTATATATAGAAATTTAGGTTTGATTtcttaatagttaaaaaaaaaaaagggcactcATAAAGCTGTATGTAGCATTATGTATAATTGACAAGAGCTTTTGGTAAATGTCAaggttatttttgaaaatacacatatgtacatgaatGTGTAGTTTTAATGCACTTATTTCTGAATGTGTACTTTTAATGTACTTATTCACAAATATGAGTCCAGAAAAATACCATTTAGGTCCAAAAAGATGCATTATAATTGACTCATGAACAACGTAGACATTAGGTGTGGTGACCCTCTACATAGCTGAAAATCTGCATATCACTTATTGTGAACCCTTTTATAAACGTGGATATTTCATACCCACGGTTCTAtgtccacagattcaaccaaccttggACCCAACCAACCTCAGATCTAGTGTTGTTATTACTTACTACTGAAAACATCCTTATGTCCAGTGGACCCATACGGTTCAAActtgcattgttcaagggtcaactgtattagATATTGCTTTTTAGGCATTTCACTAATGCCTGTCAAGACATACTTTATAAAGACTGTCatgcgcatgctaagtcgcttcagtcatgtccgactctttatgaccccatggactgtagcccatcaggctcttgtgtccatgggactcttcaggcaagaatactagagtggtttgtcACACCCTTCTCCAAAAGACTGTCATAGATTACCTCAATTGATAACTTAAGTGTTAGCTAAAAAAATCTTTAGAAGTCttctaattttaaagtttatgtaaCCATACAGTGAAGTCCAATTCTTAATATCTAagacattcacacacatacacaaatattatttaattttctaaactgAAATCTGATTTTATTTCACAGAAGGACAAAAACATTCTCCCAGTAAACATAAAagacttttaagtttaaaaagtccaagtttaaaaaatatattgtaaaaattATCAGCAAACTTTTTAAGTCACAGTGTTTTTAACCAACAACTTCTAAATCCTTAAAAAGAAATTCCCtatatatttctttcattataCTATTTAGACAATGTGTTTTAGAATTTATATTATAAAGACCTTACCTAAAGAATCAGTAAGTTCTTTGTCGTTTGTTAGATTCTTCTCTTGGGGAGTCTGCCAACATAACTTTGAGTCTGACTCCATTCAGGATCTTTCCATGTAAAGTTGTAATGGCATCGTTAGCACTTAGTCTATCAGCATACTTGGCATACCCCACATTTTTTCCTGACACAAGGTAAACTTCAATCAGGTTACCAAAACgactgaaagttaaaaaaaaaaaaaaagagatcaacTGAAACTGATAAGCATATATGCTCAGGTCTAAAAATTAGGatccattctggactcctttttcacTCCTTTCCCCACATCCAATCTCTAGTATGTGTCAATCTTTCTTGTTAAACATTTTCCTCTATCAGTTAATTTCTCTTCACTCCCACTCAGGTCTTTTTCCTCAATCTGAGCATCATTATCTTTTTCTTAGTTTATTCTAATACCTTcttcaacaaaggtctgtatggtcaaagctatggtttttccagtggtcatgtatggatgtgagagtgggaccataaggaaagctgagcaccaaagaattgatgctttcgaattgtggtgctgaaaagactcttgagagtcctttgtacagcaaggagatcaaaccagtccatcctaaaggaaatcagtcctgaatattcattggaaggactgatgctgaagtggaactccaatactttgcccacctgatgcgaaaagctgactcactggaaagactttgatgctgggaaagacagaaagcaggaggagaaggggactgacagaggatgagatggttggatggcatcacctactcaatggacatgagtatgagtaagctccaggagatggtgaaggactgggaagcctggtgtgtggcagtccgtggggttgcaaagattcagattGGGCAatggaacaaaaacaacaacagatcCCTTCTTCACTAGTTTCCCTGCATCCTGGGCTTATCCCTCTCCAACCCATTCTCTACCCTGTCTTCTGACTGATTTTTCTAAAACACAAGTAGGATCATTTCCTCCCACAAAGCCCCTCTGGCAGGCAGCTCTTTATGCCTTCAGAGGAAGGATAAACTCCCTAACAGCTTGTGGGCCCTTCTTGACTTGGGTCCTCGAACTCTCCCTGCTTCATCTTTCCTCAGTCTCTTAAATCCTATATTCCCACAACCTCTTTTCATGTTCTCTCTGGAGGAATAACCACTCACATGCCCAAGTTTCTTCCTTGgctaaattatttttatcctcCAAAGAATCCTTTCTTCTTTCAAGAAGCATTCTCTGACTTTCTATAGCGGTTGCCCCTCCCATATATTTCATAGCTTGAACATTCCTTTTCACAACACTAACCTCTATAGGTTGTAATTTCCTATTCACTTCTCTGTCTCCTACATGTGATCAGTTCTAAGAGGACAAGAACTATTATGTCTTGTTTACATAATATTGATATAAAGTTTACACAATGTCTCTGGCACTTAGCAGGTACAGAAGAGAGgttcaaaaaagaaatagaataaattagttaaataaaaatcaaaacacttGAACCACATTGCTGATATTTTGTGAAACTCTTTAACAAGATTTCTATCTATCGTTTAATTCACTAACATTGTTGTAAGGCAAATAGGAAAagatcaaaaagaaaatgttaaggtTAAAGAGGTTATACTGGAAACAAGTGTCTTCCCCTTTTTAAtacttattatatataatagcaaGCATTATAATCAAGTAATTTTTTACTCAATGTAATCATATTATCCTTAAGGATCCAGTAGCGTGCTGACAAAATAGAAGATGCTTAATAAACACTGTTCAGTTGAATTATAAttgcaaaggaaaaggaaaagaattctaTAGGCCAGATCTAGACACATGTATTTTCTATCAAGAAACAAATGATTTGTTCATTCTATGTATGCAATTTACAAAACAATACTATATGTTTTATgtcttcaaaacaaaataaaaggaaattctgTGTGGGGACTTAAGCCATATGAATAACAAAGAAAAGGAGAtaactatgtatttttatttatttttttttttttaattttattttatttttaaactttacataactgtattagatttgccaaatatcaaaatgaatccgccacaggagataactatgtattttttaaaggtgaTATAAACCACAGACTTTTTTAAAACCACAGAACAAATCATCTCCACGTGAGAGGTACTGGACACAGGAAGTTTCCAGACTGCAAGAATGCTTAAATGTctagtttaaataaattatattatttttaaatatttattaaaattaaaaaaaattttttttggctgctccacacagcatacgggatcttagttccacactagggatcgagcctgcatGCCTTGcattatagctgctgctgctgccaagtcgcttcagtcgtgtccaactctgtgcgaccccataggcggcagcccaccaggctcccccgtccctgggattctccaggcaagaatactggagtgggttgccatttccttctccaatgcgtgaaagtgaaaagtgaaagtgaagtcgctcagtcgtgcctgactcttagcgaccccatggactgcagcctatgaggctcctctgttcctgggattttccaggcaagagtactggagtgggttgccactgccttctccacgcATTACAGCATCagtggacaaccagggaagtcctgggatgaCTCTCCACTTCCAATGAAGGTGTGGGGAAGTCcctcgttggggaactaagatcctaagtGCTGCGtagccaaaaaaattttaaaagttttaaataataaggtaaaataaaataaaatgtaactctATGGAACTGAAATCTTACCAGAATATATCCTCTAATACATCTAAAGGCAAAGGATGTGGATTAAACACGATAAAAAGTCTTTCCTTCACGGGAGTGTCAGGAGGAGCTTTTTTTTTGCATGATGGTAGTGCAACATCCGTCTGGATTTGAGGCAGCTGTGATCCAGAACTTCCTGCAAACTGCTGTTGAAGAATTAGgttcaaaatgagaaaaagaaaaaactgcacTTTGGGGATTTTATAAGTCAAGAGCTAAAAATAGATGTCTTATCATGGCACCTATGTGGTCTTTTACTATATCTCTGAACATTTTCTTACGCAGGTAACAAACAGAGGCCACATTTATTTTATACCCTAATGGTGTACTGTAAGGTTAAATTCTTACCCACTTACCAGAAATTGCTGCTGACTTGGGTTATTCCACACAATTGATGCAAGCTGTGCAGCGACCATCTGCGTTGCCATTTTTCTAAGGAGACTGGAGATAAGAACAGGTAATTTATAGAAAACTAGACATACTCAAGTCTCTCAACAATAACTTGCTTCGCGTAACTTCCTCACCTGAGAGGTAAATTGTTCTCTACTTTTATTCTCCCAGTCATGGCATGCACACCCGAAGTGTGGCTTTAGACTAGCTCCTGGAATGGTACTTACTCTGTTGCATTACTCCCATCATCAATGAAGGAAACACCTATCCGATTCCCAGGAGGGTACTGAAATCCATGTAACTTGTATTTTGCATAAATAGCTGATGCTACATTAAAATACTGAACCACTCCATGACCTAGAACAAAGCAGAGAATATATgggaattaaaaagaaagcagattGAATACCTAGAGTCTGTGTTGTCACAAAGATAAAACAACATAGAAAGACACTAATATCACaacattaataatatataatcaaatgtatcagaaaacaaaattattttatactgaTACATGTGTTCAACAGTCATGTTCCTATAAAGCAAAATATGAACCAGATTTTCATAAAAACATgaatatgatattaaaaaaatatatatcattagcTTAAGTTCTGTCCAAAGAATTTAAAGATACTGGCTTTTCTTGTATGACAGAGATACACCTTAAAAACCAACTAATTCTTCTTAACATTTCAATTCTATGAAATAAGcttcaaaattctaaaatttttcgTATCATACTGAGTAGGAAATGAAATGAGAAGTGATATATGAAAGAATATACAGTCATCTTGGCTAGCTGAAATGATATAGAGAGAAAAAGTGATAAATGTATGAAAACCAAAAAGTAGGGAATAGAGGGTTTCGGATCAGACTCACACATTTCACATTCTTTTGAGGAGCTTTTTTTGGGGGAtgaggataaattgggagattgggattgacatataacactgctatatataaaacagatagctattaaggacctactgtatagcacagggaactctactcagtactctatagtgacctatatgggaaaagaatctaaaaaaagggtggatataggtatatatataagtgattcactttactgtacacttgaaactaacacaacattgtaaatcaactgtactccaataaaaaattttaaaaagtgccacTGGAGAAAAGCCATTTTAACAAACTATAGTACATTTACAAACAAAGACATTATCTTACCATAATTAGAATAAGGATCTCGTTGGACTTCACAGTATTCCAAGCCTGGTACTATATCAAAAATGCTGAAAAGCTGCTCTTCAGTAAAAGGAACTCTTGATACAACTGACAGGCGTTTGGAGATAGCTTCCTGGCCTCTGTTGTCATTCTTGTCAAAACTTGAAAATTCAGATTGTTGTTCTCcaacaatacagaaaaaaaagcaaatctttaCATTTCTATTCATTCAAAgattcatttaacattttaagtactagaaaataaaatgaactgtcATTGAGTCCTCTGCATTGATCAAAGGCACTGTTTTCTGTAGTATGCTGGTCATCAGCACCATCAGGAGAGACAGGATGAGAAAACAGACAACTCTCCCCATTTCCTCACCTCTATTCAAAAATGTAAGCAGAAATGTGTAGTCTAATTTCACAGGAATATGCTTACTATGCACAACTGCAAAATATGGCAAGTGTTTCACCTAAAAGCAAGTTTATGCCAAATAACAATTACAGGTCTTACCATCATCATacatttcccccctttttttaactttattgttgtcattcctctcctttctctaacCCTAATTTTAAAGCATCAGTAATTTAGGGATAAAATTTTAGGATTCATACTGAGGGGATAGCTATGTATGTTTTCCATACTTCTTGATCAGCTACTTATAAGCAGCAACCCACCCTCACATAATGGCAGTGACATAGTGTAACACTTAGATAATGCAAAACTAGCCATAAAAAAACCTTAACTGGAAATAacttaaatgttaaataataagGACATTAGGGATCATGaccaacttaaaaaaaaccctataaATTCTCTTATGTACTGTGTGAGATTTAGACTGCtgataaaagaatattaaaaaaaaccctccaaatcAGACTGAATATTTACTACTTATACCATTAAAGTAAAGATAGCCTACTTaccaaatgaaaacatatttaccCTAGGTTCATGTCCTAAAGTCTCCTGCCTCATATTACTGTAATAATCTTGTTCTGAGGATTCAGATGCTTTATTTTTAGGTTCAGCCAAGATTGCCCTATAACCtgaaaaagacaacctatgaatTTCAAACTTT containing:
- the RBM45 gene encoding RNA-binding protein 45 isoform X2 — translated: MDEAGSCASGGGFRPGVDNLDEPPNSRIFLVISKYTSESVLRERFSPFGEIQDIWVVRDKHTKESKGIAFVKFARSSQACRAMEEMHGQCLTPSDTKPIKVFIAQSRSSGSHRDVEDEELTRIFVMIPKSYTEEDLREKFKVFGDIEYCSIIKNKVTGESKGLGYVRYLKPSQAAQAIENCDRSYRAILAEPKNKASESSEQDYYSNMRQETLGHEPRVNMFSFEQQSEFSSFDKNDNRGQEAISKRLSVVSRVPFTEEQLFSIFDIVPGLEYCEVQRDPYSNYGHGVVQYFNVASAIYAKYKLHGFQYPPGNRIGVSFIDDGSNATDLLRKMATQMVAAQLASIVWNNPSQQQFLQFAGSSGSQLPQIQTDVALPSCKKKAPPDTPVKERLFIVFNPHPLPLDVLEDIFCRFGNLIEVYLVSGKNVGYAKYADRLSANDAITTLHGKILNGVRLKVMLADSPREESNKRQRTY
- the RBM45 gene encoding RNA-binding protein 45 isoform X1 — protein: MDEAGSCASGGGFRPGVDNLDEPPNSRIFLVISKYTSESVLRERFSPFGEIQDIWVVRDKHTKESKGIAFVKFARSSQACRAMEEMHGQCLTPSDTKPIKVFIAQSRSSGSHRDVEDEELTRIFVMIPKSYTEEDLREKFKVFGDIEYCSIIKNKVTGESKGLGYVRYLKPSQAAQAIENCDRSYRAILAEPKNKASESSEQDYYSNMRQETLGHEPRVNMFSFVGEQQSEFSSFDKNDNRGQEAISKRLSVVSRVPFTEEQLFSIFDIVPGLEYCEVQRDPYSNYGHGVVQYFNVASAIYAKYKLHGFQYPPGNRIGVSFIDDGSNATDLLRKMATQMVAAQLASIVWNNPSQQQFLQFAGSSGSQLPQIQTDVALPSCKKKAPPDTPVKERLFIVFNPHPLPLDVLEDIFCRFGNLIEVYLVSGKNVGYAKYADRLSANDAITTLHGKILNGVRLKVMLADSPREESNKRQRTY